One window from the genome of Salvia miltiorrhiza cultivar Shanhuang (shh) chromosome 7, IMPLAD_Smil_shh, whole genome shotgun sequence encodes:
- the LOC130993601 gene encoding LOW QUALITY PROTEIN: uncharacterized protein LOC130993601 (The sequence of the model RefSeq protein was modified relative to this genomic sequence to represent the inferred CDS: deleted 1 base in 1 codon): MSQFHCFYLTIIHSFFAANTILLTGLSESGKTVLFYQLRDGSSHQGFVTSMEPNQGNFLLHSEASKKGKLKPVHVVDVPGHSRLGPKMDELLSQAAGIVFVVDSVDFLPNVRTASEYMYDILTKASVVKKKIPLLLMCNKVDKVTAHSKDLIRRQLEKEINKLCASRTVLSSAVFMSKEYTLGVAGEAFAFSQCLNKVTTAEASAVRAVYQRIYKALICCVNQIDGCN, translated from the exons ATGTCTCAATTCCATTGTTTTTATTTGACAATCATACACTCTTTCTTTGCAGCCAACACCATTTTACTAACTGGGCTTAGTGAAAGTGGGAAAACTGTTCTGTTTTACCAA CTTCGAGATGGCTCCTCTCACCAGGGCTTTGTAACATCAATGGAACCAAATCAAGGGAATTTTTTACTACACTCTGAGGCTAGTAAG AAGGGAAAATTGAAGCCCGTTCACGTAGTTGATGTTCCTGGTCATTCACGGCTTGGACCTAAAATGGATGAGTTATTGTCTCAAGCAGCTGGCATAGTTTTTGTGGTGGATTCTGTGGATTTCCTACCAAATGTTCGTACTGCTTCTGA GTACATGTATGATATTTTGACCAAGGCAAGCGTAGTG AAGAAAAAGATTCCGTTACTACTCATGTGCAACAAGGTGGACAAAGTTACTGCACATTCAAAGGATTTAATCCGAAGACAGCTGGAGAAAGAAAT CAACAAACTCTGTGCTTCGAGGACAGTGTTGTCTTCAGCAGTTTTTATGAGTAAAGAATATACGCTAGGGGTAGCCGGAGAAGCTTTTGCATTTTCTCAGTGCCTGAACAAAGTTACAACTGCAGAAGCATCAGCTGTTAGAGCAGTTTATCAGAGAATATATAAAGCCTTAATATGTTGTGTCAATCAGATTGATGGTTGCAACTAA
- the LOC130993599 gene encoding uncharacterized protein LOC130993599 isoform X2 yields the protein MLNTQSISGFTQKKREIIADDTTTPSYWLNWRFLVCAVWVVVAMVLAAFLIWRHEGRREDEHEAAGCLYGDEVWGTCSKSIHPSWLLAYRLLAFSAMLALLLANLITSGSVKYYFYTEWTFTLVTFYFGLGSSLSIHGSLHCRHEVEQDMDSYISASAEHGSYVPPQLGEHEDMPSQTRSSNCRDEPNCRTAASILGYILQIVFQMSAGAVMLTDSVFWLVLYPSLIARGYRLSFLIVCKHSVNAIFLLGDAILNRLRFPFFRMAYFVLWTCMFVLFQWIIHVCVSIRWPYPFMDLSSPYAPLWYLGIGLLAFLCYGICFFIFRVKQCYLSR from the exons ATGCTCAACACTCAATCAATCTCCGGATTTACCCAAAAGAAAAGGGAAA TTATAGCTGATGATACAACAACTCCGAGTTATTGGTTGAATTGGAGATTCTTGGTGTGTGCAGTATGGGTTGTGGTAGCCATGGTGTTAGCTGCATTTCTAATATGGAGACATGAAGGGCGTAGGGAAGATGAGCATGAGGCAGCAGGGTGCTTGTATGGCGATGAAGTCTGGGGGACGTGCTCGAAATCAATCCATCCCAGTTGGTTGCTTGCTTATAGACTACTTGCTTTCTCTGCCATGCTTGCGCTGCTTCTAGCTAATCTAATCACCAGTGGTTctgtaaaatattatttttacacGGA GTGGACTTTTACTTTGGTCACTTTTTATTTTGGG CTTGGTTCTTCACTCTCGATTCATGGCTCTCTGCATTGCCGCCATGAAGTTGAACAGGATATGGATAGTTATATATCAGCCAGTGCAGAGCATGGCTCTTATGTACCACCCCAACTTGGGGAGCATGAAGATATGCCCAGCCAAACTAGAAGCTCAAATTGTCGTGACGAACCTAATTGCAGAACTGCTGCTTCCATATTGGGCTATATCTTGCAAATAGTATTTCAG ATGTCTGCTGGGGCTGTGATGCTCACTGATTCTGTCTTTTGGTTGGTACTCTATCCATCTCTCATCGCCAGAGGTTACAGATTAAGTTTT CTAATTGTCTGTAAGCATTCTGTCAACGCCATCTTTCTCCTTGGTGATGCAATTTTGAATCGCCTG AGATTTCCCTTCTTCCGCATGGCGTATTTTGTTTTATGGACGTGCATGTTCGTCCTTTTCCAGTGGATTATCCATGTCTGTGTATCAATTAG ATGGCCCTATCCATTCATGGACTTGTCGTCTCCGTACGCTCCTCTGTG GTATTTAGGCATCGGCCTTCTGGCCTTTCTCTGTTACGGAATATGTTTTTTCATATTCAGAGTAAAACagtgttatttatcaagataa
- the LOC130993599 gene encoding uncharacterized protein LOC130993599 isoform X4 gives MLNTQSISGFTQKKREIWVVVAMVLAAFLIWRHEGRREDEHEAAGCLYGDEVWGTCSKSIHPSWLLAYRLLAFSAMLALLLANLITSGSVKYYFYTEWTFTLVTFYFGLGSSLSIHGSLHCRHEVEQDMDSYISASAEHGSYVPPQLGEHEDMPSQTRSSNCRDEPNCRTAASILGYILQIVFQMSAGAVMLTDSVFWLVLYPSLIARGYRLSFLIVCKHSVNAIFLLGDAILNRLRFPFFRMAYFVLWTCMFVLFQWIIHVCVSIRWPYPFMDLSSPYAPLWYLGIGLLAFLCYGICFFIFRVKQCYLSR, from the exons ATGCTCAACACTCAATCAATCTCCGGATTTACCCAAAAGAAAAGGGAAA TATGGGTTGTGGTAGCCATGGTGTTAGCTGCATTTCTAATATGGAGACATGAAGGGCGTAGGGAAGATGAGCATGAGGCAGCAGGGTGCTTGTATGGCGATGAAGTCTGGGGGACGTGCTCGAAATCAATCCATCCCAGTTGGTTGCTTGCTTATAGACTACTTGCTTTCTCTGCCATGCTTGCGCTGCTTCTAGCTAATCTAATCACCAGTGGTTctgtaaaatattatttttacacGGA GTGGACTTTTACTTTGGTCACTTTTTATTTTGGG CTTGGTTCTTCACTCTCGATTCATGGCTCTCTGCATTGCCGCCATGAAGTTGAACAGGATATGGATAGTTATATATCAGCCAGTGCAGAGCATGGCTCTTATGTACCACCCCAACTTGGGGAGCATGAAGATATGCCCAGCCAAACTAGAAGCTCAAATTGTCGTGACGAACCTAATTGCAGAACTGCTGCTTCCATATTGGGCTATATCTTGCAAATAGTATTTCAG ATGTCTGCTGGGGCTGTGATGCTCACTGATTCTGTCTTTTGGTTGGTACTCTATCCATCTCTCATCGCCAGAGGTTACAGATTAAGTTTT CTAATTGTCTGTAAGCATTCTGTCAACGCCATCTTTCTCCTTGGTGATGCAATTTTGAATCGCCTG AGATTTCCCTTCTTCCGCATGGCGTATTTTGTTTTATGGACGTGCATGTTCGTCCTTTTCCAGTGGATTATCCATGTCTGTGTATCAATTAG ATGGCCCTATCCATTCATGGACTTGTCGTCTCCGTACGCTCCTCTGTG GTATTTAGGCATCGGCCTTCTGGCCTTTCTCTGTTACGGAATATGTTTTTTCATATTCAGAGTAAAACagtgttatttatcaagataa
- the LOC130993599 gene encoding uncharacterized protein LOC130993599 isoform X1 gives MDLSWSSNFDFHFLVYFLCTFLHDVIADDTTTPSYWLNWRFLVCAVWVVVAMVLAAFLIWRHEGRREDEHEAAGCLYGDEVWGTCSKSIHPSWLLAYRLLAFSAMLALLLANLITSGSVKYYFYTEWTFTLVTFYFGLGSSLSIHGSLHCRHEVEQDMDSYISASAEHGSYVPPQLGEHEDMPSQTRSSNCRDEPNCRTAASILGYILQIVFQMSAGAVMLTDSVFWLVLYPSLIARGYRLSFLIVCKHSVNAIFLLGDAILNRLRFPFFRMAYFVLWTCMFVLFQWIIHVCVSIRWPYPFMDLSSPYAPLWYLGIGLLAFLCYGICFFIFRVKQCYLSR, from the exons ATGGATTTGTCGTGGAGTTCTAACTTTGATTTtcattttctagtttattttctttgtaCTTTCTTACATGATG TTATAGCTGATGATACAACAACTCCGAGTTATTGGTTGAATTGGAGATTCTTGGTGTGTGCAGTATGGGTTGTGGTAGCCATGGTGTTAGCTGCATTTCTAATATGGAGACATGAAGGGCGTAGGGAAGATGAGCATGAGGCAGCAGGGTGCTTGTATGGCGATGAAGTCTGGGGGACGTGCTCGAAATCAATCCATCCCAGTTGGTTGCTTGCTTATAGACTACTTGCTTTCTCTGCCATGCTTGCGCTGCTTCTAGCTAATCTAATCACCAGTGGTTctgtaaaatattatttttacacGGA GTGGACTTTTACTTTGGTCACTTTTTATTTTGGG CTTGGTTCTTCACTCTCGATTCATGGCTCTCTGCATTGCCGCCATGAAGTTGAACAGGATATGGATAGTTATATATCAGCCAGTGCAGAGCATGGCTCTTATGTACCACCCCAACTTGGGGAGCATGAAGATATGCCCAGCCAAACTAGAAGCTCAAATTGTCGTGACGAACCTAATTGCAGAACTGCTGCTTCCATATTGGGCTATATCTTGCAAATAGTATTTCAG ATGTCTGCTGGGGCTGTGATGCTCACTGATTCTGTCTTTTGGTTGGTACTCTATCCATCTCTCATCGCCAGAGGTTACAGATTAAGTTTT CTAATTGTCTGTAAGCATTCTGTCAACGCCATCTTTCTCCTTGGTGATGCAATTTTGAATCGCCTG AGATTTCCCTTCTTCCGCATGGCGTATTTTGTTTTATGGACGTGCATGTTCGTCCTTTTCCAGTGGATTATCCATGTCTGTGTATCAATTAG ATGGCCCTATCCATTCATGGACTTGTCGTCTCCGTACGCTCCTCTGTG GTATTTAGGCATCGGCCTTCTGGCCTTTCTCTGTTACGGAATATGTTTTTTCATATTCAGAGTAAAACagtgttatttatcaagataa
- the LOC130993599 gene encoding uncharacterized protein LOC130993599 isoform X3, with the protein MDLSWSSNFDFHFLVYFLCTFLHDVWVVVAMVLAAFLIWRHEGRREDEHEAAGCLYGDEVWGTCSKSIHPSWLLAYRLLAFSAMLALLLANLITSGSVKYYFYTEWTFTLVTFYFGLGSSLSIHGSLHCRHEVEQDMDSYISASAEHGSYVPPQLGEHEDMPSQTRSSNCRDEPNCRTAASILGYILQIVFQMSAGAVMLTDSVFWLVLYPSLIARGYRLSFLIVCKHSVNAIFLLGDAILNRLRFPFFRMAYFVLWTCMFVLFQWIIHVCVSIRWPYPFMDLSSPYAPLWYLGIGLLAFLCYGICFFIFRVKQCYLSR; encoded by the exons ATGGATTTGTCGTGGAGTTCTAACTTTGATTTtcattttctagtttattttctttgtaCTTTCTTACATGATG TATGGGTTGTGGTAGCCATGGTGTTAGCTGCATTTCTAATATGGAGACATGAAGGGCGTAGGGAAGATGAGCATGAGGCAGCAGGGTGCTTGTATGGCGATGAAGTCTGGGGGACGTGCTCGAAATCAATCCATCCCAGTTGGTTGCTTGCTTATAGACTACTTGCTTTCTCTGCCATGCTTGCGCTGCTTCTAGCTAATCTAATCACCAGTGGTTctgtaaaatattatttttacacGGA GTGGACTTTTACTTTGGTCACTTTTTATTTTGGG CTTGGTTCTTCACTCTCGATTCATGGCTCTCTGCATTGCCGCCATGAAGTTGAACAGGATATGGATAGTTATATATCAGCCAGTGCAGAGCATGGCTCTTATGTACCACCCCAACTTGGGGAGCATGAAGATATGCCCAGCCAAACTAGAAGCTCAAATTGTCGTGACGAACCTAATTGCAGAACTGCTGCTTCCATATTGGGCTATATCTTGCAAATAGTATTTCAG ATGTCTGCTGGGGCTGTGATGCTCACTGATTCTGTCTTTTGGTTGGTACTCTATCCATCTCTCATCGCCAGAGGTTACAGATTAAGTTTT CTAATTGTCTGTAAGCATTCTGTCAACGCCATCTTTCTCCTTGGTGATGCAATTTTGAATCGCCTG AGATTTCCCTTCTTCCGCATGGCGTATTTTGTTTTATGGACGTGCATGTTCGTCCTTTTCCAGTGGATTATCCATGTCTGTGTATCAATTAG ATGGCCCTATCCATTCATGGACTTGTCGTCTCCGTACGCTCCTCTGTG GTATTTAGGCATCGGCCTTCTGGCCTTTCTCTGTTACGGAATATGTTTTTTCATATTCAGAGTAAAACagtgttatttatcaagataa
- the LOC130993602 gene encoding axial regulator YABBY 5-like, with protein sequence MSTLHDLQEQICYVKCCFCNTILLVSVPCSSLAMVVRIRCGHCDNIFSLNMLHLFPSLHQMPDLEVCDEKVADEEEEDEGYVWCNQVIHKPPEKKQRAPTAYNHFIKYEIRRLKLQHPNITHKQAFSAAAKNWAHCPQSEYRDGEVYGCDEGDRDMVMQWTVDDEVIIGIY encoded by the exons ATGTCGACATTGCATGATCTGCAGGAGCAAATTTGCTATGTGAAGTGCTGCTTTTGCAATACCATCTTACTT GTTAGCGTTCCTTGCAGCAGCTTAGCAATGGTGGTGAGAATCAGATGCGGCCACTGTGATAACATCTTCTCTCTCAACATGCTTCACCTCTTTCCTTCACTCCACCAAATG CCAGATTTGGAAGTGTGTGATGAGAAGGTGGCCGacgaagaagaggaagacgaAGGTTATGTTTGGTGCAACCAAGTTATCCACAAAC CACCGGAGAAGAAGCAACGTGCTCCGACTGCTTACAATCACTTCATCAAGTACGAAATCAGGAGGCTGAAGCTCCAGCATCCCAACATCACTCACAAGCAAGCTTTTAGTGCTGCTGCCAAAAAT TGGGCGCATTGCCCACAAAGTGAGTATAGAGATGGAGAAGTCTATGGCTGTGATGAAGGAGACAGAGATATGGTTATGCAATGGACTGTCGATGATGAGGTAATCATTGGCATATACTAG
- the LOC130993603 gene encoding uncharacterized protein LOC130993603 — translation MYRHHHLHPFPCLHCQPHTYIRMVHNLIERCLLLHMDRDECVKALAEHARIQPLVTITVWKELLKENKDFFQSYFRSLSPRPYSSGYVQRAPRFGRRNQWKYITRRR, via the exons ATGTATCGTCATCACCATCTTCACCCTTTTCCTTGTTTGCATTGCCAACCTCACACCTACATTAGAATG GTTCACAATCTGATAGAGAGGTGTTTGCTGCTCCATATGGATAGAGATGAATGTGTGAAGGCCTTGGCTGAGCATGCTCGTATTCAACCTCTCGTAACTATCACAG TATGGAAAGAGTTGCTGAAAGAGAACAAGGACTTCTTCCAATCATACTTCCGATCTCTATCTCCTAGGCCATACTCAA GTGGATATGTTCAAAGGGCACCGAGATTTGGAAGAAGAAACCAGTGGAAATATATAACTAGAAGACGATGA